A stretch of DNA from Oryza brachyantha chromosome 4, ObraRS2, whole genome shotgun sequence:
GTCTGAATCTTTTGAGGTCCTTggttcaaattttttggaagaaagGCATCTCATTTTGTGTCAGACGTAGTGTAAACGTGCATCCTGTAGTGACCTTGTATTCTCATTTTACTAATCTCCCTTGACATTTTTATTGAGCGAAATGATAATAAGCATATCATAGTTCATGACTTCATGTCATCCGTTCATGTAAAATAACGTTTTCCTTTATCCGACCAATGACTCATTGTGTTTCCCAAGTTCAAACCATTGCAAGTCGCAACTGATAATTTCAGTAAATTTTACTCCATACGTATTGTAGATCCACTCATGAAACGTGCATCACAATGTGGCATTGCATTTTTGGCTATGCTGTTTTATTAGCATTAACACATTTGTTTTTCTCCTAATTGTTTTcagggaaagaaaaagatgttGAACTTAGGAAAATCTTCGAAAAGTTTGTCTAGAAAAGAGAATGCTCCCCTCGTTGATTTTGTGGATGATGATGCAGCTTTGCAACAGGTATTGTATGATCATAAATGCAACCACTAAACTGATAGTAATCCTATGATGGTATTTGAAAACTCTTAAGTGTTAACCTCGTTTTTCACCATAAGTTATCTGCTATTGATTCTTGATTGTGCAGGCAATTGCTCTGTCCTTGGCAGAGCCTTCAGAAAATTATGTGCCAGCAATGAGTGCAGATATTTCAGGCACAAGAGTGAAAGGAAGTGATAGCACTCCATgcaaaaagaataaaagtgTACCAGTTCAAGACTCAACTAAAACATGGAAGATAAAAACGCAAGTATGTTGCTCCCAGGATGGCCTGTGTAAATTTCCTACCCCATCTCAATTGTGTTTTACAGAATTACACTCTCAACTTTTAGGGCAAGGGCAGGATACAACTGACAGAAGATGATGTGATtgcatttttcttctcatttgATGGTATACTACCTGGGTTGGGGATTTCTCTTCGGCCTATTTGAAAACTTGAGTTTTTATAAAAGAGAACATATGAACTTTGGACGGCATTAAAATTGGTTCTTTAATCTTTATAGTTGCACAATTTTGTCCAGTAGTTAATTCAGAGAATTTATTTTGCAGGAAGTATATTAAAGTTAAGGttacttagttttttttttgtctatttATGTTTGTAGAAACGCTGTACGTGCTACAGTGCACACGACATATTGTTTAATCTTATACCTGACCTCTTGCAGTTTATGCCTATTTTACCTGCCCGTGGAATTTATTTGCACAGTTCCCATCTGCATTGCAAGCACTTTCAGAGTTCTTAGTTACATGTATCATCCTATTTCAAGAAGACTTACCCAGCATGCATCAGCATATTTTTCTCAAGCCTATGACCATGATACAGACATGCTTCTGCATACACCTTAGATATGCAGACTTTCTCTATGCCTTCATTATCTGTTTGCAATTTTGTCAGAGCCTTCATATCTTTTCTCCCTCATTTACTATGAATTGTGCAATACTAACCAAAAATGTATtagaaaaactatttttacacCATTGTTTGTTATCATATTCTCTAGTGTGTCATTCACTTccaaaacttcatttttttgttctttatcTTTTACTTTTGCAAACATTCTAAATTAGTTACTACTTACCACTTTGATTTGTAGAAGTTGGAAAAGGATATATCACACCGTGGGATCTTGAACGAATGGCAACGGTGCACGATTTCACCTGGACAGATTATGAGATATCAAAGATGATTCACTGCTTTGATAGTGACAGAGATGGAAAGGTTTGCcttcttttcttgaattaaGACATTGACATTTCTTTGAAACGTACACCATTTAAAACATtgattttaatggaaaatgaGAAGAAAACTGATTCAGGTCCACTCATGGGAGCATTTCCCAAGCAGTTAATGGTGGAAATTGGGCCCAATCTAGAGAATTTTACATACAAAATCATACAATCATGAAGACAAACCTCAGTTGGTGCCTGTTTTAGCCAAGCCAAAACTGCCAGATTTTCACCCTTTTCACTGCTatatagcttttttttaaaaaaaaataaaaggtgaaATTGTGTGTTC
This window harbors:
- the LOC102701073 gene encoding uncharacterized protein LOC102701073 — translated: MVGEETGASEEHECGARGEPMNDYEKERLARIRENEARLQALGIRRLAASPLLHSAAPSAAGKGKRKGRAADADEEYLPSDGGEDEEGGESSSTSDQDGEEGEDFKSSSRSRKKGKKKMLNLGKSSKSLSRKENAPLVDFVDDDAALQQAIALSLAEPSENYVPAMSADISGTRVKGSDSTPCKKNKSVPVQDSTKTWKIKTQGKGRIQLTEDDVIAFFFSFDEVGKGYITPWDLERMATVHDFTWTDYEISKMIHCFDSDRDGKINLEDFRAIVSRCNMLQEPAE